The DNA region GATGACGATCAGCAATCCATGCCACACCCCCCAAAGGATGAATGTCCATGCCGCGCCGTGCCACAATCCGACCAGGGTCATAGTGATCAGCGTGGCCCCGGTTTGGATCATCCGCGGAAAACGGCGGCCGGTTGCGGCCATCCCATGGCGGCTGAGGGGAAAGAAGAGATACTCGCGGAACCATTGGGTGAGGGTGATGTGCCAACGGTTCCAGAAATCGGCGGGGGATACGGCGAAATAGGGGTTGCGAAAATTCTCCGGAAGGGAAATCCCCAAAAAACCGGCGAACCCGCGGGCGAGGTCCGTGTAGCCTGAAAAATCCGAGTAGATCTGCGCCGCATAAAGGTAAAACCCGCCGATAAAAAGAGGGGCGGGGAACCCGGCGGCCTCGGGCGATGCGGCGGCGCAGAAGGCGGTGTCTGCCAGCGCCGCGAGGCTGTCGGCGATGACAACCTTTTTAAACAAACCCGTCAGAAGCAGCCGGAAGGCGGAGAGGAACGCGGAAGACGAAAGCGATCCCGGCGGATCGGCCATCTGCTTGAGGAAATCGGCGGGCCGGACGAAGGGCCCCGCGATCAGCTTCGGAAAAAACGCCAGGTACAAACCGAAGTCGGCGGCATCCTTCGCCGGCGTCAGCTTGCGGCGGGAAATCTCGACGATGTAGGCGATCGCCTGGAAGGTGTAGAAGGAAATTCCGACGGGAAGAAAAATCCTAAGGGACGAGGGAGGCGGGATTCCCGCTGCGCGGAGGAGGCTTTCCAGGTTTTCCAGAAAGAATCCCGTGTATTTGAAATAGACCAAGGCGCCCAGGTTTATAAGAATGCTCAGCAGGACCAGGCGCCGGGGATGGGGATGTTCGGGAAGGGCGCGCCCGATGAAAAAGGCTGCGGCGGAGATTCCCGCCAGCACCAGCGCG from Anaerolineales bacterium includes:
- a CDS encoding MBOAT family protein: MLLHTPQFLLLFAGICGLYWLLPRPAWRKSLLLLASYALYAAFDVRFALVLAGISAAAFFIGRALPEHPHPRRLVLLSILINLGALVYFKYTGFFLENLESLLRAAGIPPPSSLRIFLPVGISFYTFQAIAYIVEISRRKLTPAKDAADFGLYLAFFPKLIAGPFVRPADFLKQMADPPGSLSSSAFLSAFRLLLTGLFKKVVIADSLAALADTAFCAAASPEAAGFPAPLFIGGFYLYAAQIYSDFSGYTDLARGFAGFLGISLPENFRNPYFAVSPADFWNRWHITLTQWFREYLFFPLSRHGMAATGRRFPRMIQTGATLITMTLVGLWHGAAWTFILWGVWHGLLIVIDRLLGFVPRRGWEKILAALVTFHLVGIGWILFRAESVTESVRYLSGMISFQQPHWAVHFLLPAFTALLLLLALDAAGRWSQRFPRLAAALRPAALAAAAVAVAGIWILQGVSSGAPLPFIYGSF